Genomic segment of Paenibacillus sp. FSL R5-0623:
TAGTCCGTTTAAGATTTAATATCTGTTACAATAGGGAAAAGGAGGGACTACAATATGGCCCCTGATAAAACAAAACTTTTCCCGAATGAGAATATCCGTACGGTGTGTTACATTCAAAACCTGCCGCCGCGTTCCAACGTGGACATCGGTGATTATACGTATTATAGCGATAACACGAATCCGCCAGAGCAATTCTATGACCGGATACAGCATCATTATGACTTTATTGGTGATCGCCTGGTCATTGGGAATTTCTGTGCAATTGCGGAAGGTGTGACATTCATTATGAATGGCGCTAATCATCGGATGGAGGGTATGACCACTTATCCGTTCAACATTTTTGGTGGAGGATGGGAGCGTGTGACACCTACACTGGAACAACTTCCATATAAGGGTGACACGGTACTGGGGAACGATGTATGGCTTGGACAAAATGTAACGATCATGCCTGGTATCACGATTGGAGACGGGGCAATCGTTGCCTCCAATTCAACCGTTGTTAAGGACATTGAACCCTATACGATTGTTGGTGGTAATCCAGCCAAGATGGTTAAAAAGCGTTTTGACGAAGAGACGATTGCGCTGCTGCTGGAATTGAAGTGGTGGGATCA
This window contains:
- a CDS encoding Vat family streptogramin A O-acetyltransferase; translated protein: MAPDKTKLFPNENIRTVCYIQNLPPRSNVDIGDYTYYSDNTNPPEQFYDRIQHHYDFIGDRLVIGNFCAIAEGVTFIMNGANHRMEGMTTYPFNIFGGGWERVTPTLEQLPYKGDTVLGNDVWLGQNVTIMPGITIGDGAIVASNSTVVKDIEPYTIVGGNPAKMVKKRFDEETIALLLELKWWDQDEEWLDTHMERLVSTYDLQILRELLNSK